One genomic window of Acidobacteriota bacterium includes the following:
- the murQ gene encoding N-acetylmuramic acid 6-phosphate etherase, translating into MEKRVKHARVPDLRKLGTEKINAASINLSRKSSIEIARIINSEDAKVAGAVKRALPQIGHAIDLISGALRQGGRLIYVGAGTSGRLGALDASECTPTFNTNPRTVQYVIAGGKRALAAAVEASEDSLTLGRSELARKKPGKKDIVVGIAASGRTPFTIAALRYARAHGSKTIAVSCNRNSPLGRLADVSIVAEVGPEVVAGSTRMKAGTAQKMILNMLTTGAMTRLGYVYGNLMVNVHVKNEKLAGRALAILELTAGVGRSVARQALKNSGKNVPVALVMLEAKANRVAAAKALKLASGDVGLAITIARRGQRL; encoded by the coding sequence CTGGAGAAGCGAGTGAAACACGCAAGAGTGCCGGACCTGAGAAAGTTAGGCACAGAAAAAATCAATGCGGCATCGATCAATCTCAGCCGGAAGAGTTCCATCGAGATTGCGCGCATCATCAACTCGGAAGATGCCAAGGTGGCGGGTGCGGTCAAGCGCGCACTGCCGCAGATTGGACATGCCATCGATCTTATCTCCGGCGCGTTGCGCCAGGGCGGGCGCCTGATTTATGTCGGTGCAGGCACGAGTGGCCGGCTGGGTGCGCTCGACGCCTCCGAATGCACACCCACGTTCAATACGAATCCTCGGACGGTGCAGTACGTGATTGCCGGGGGAAAGCGGGCGCTCGCGGCCGCAGTGGAAGCAAGTGAAGATTCCCTGACTCTCGGCCGCAGCGAACTTGCTCGAAAGAAGCCGGGCAAGAAAGATATTGTGGTCGGCATTGCAGCTAGCGGTCGTACTCCGTTTACGATCGCAGCACTCCGCTACGCGCGTGCCCATGGATCGAAAACCATCGCGGTCTCCTGCAATCGAAATTCGCCGCTTGGACGGTTGGCGGACGTCTCGATCGTCGCCGAGGTTGGTCCCGAGGTTGTCGCAGGTTCGACGCGAATGAAGGCGGGCACGGCGCAGAAGATGATCCTCAACATGCTTACCACCGGCGCCATGACGCGGCTGGGCTACGTGTACGGCAACCTGATGGTGAACGTGCACGTGAAAAATGAGAAGTTGGCTGGGCGGGCGTTGGCGATCCTTGAGTTGACCGCCGGGGTTGGACGGTCCGTCGCCAGGCAAGCTTTGAAGAACTCAGGCAAAAACGTGCCGGTAGCGCTGGTGATGTTGGAAGCGAAGGCCAATCGTGTGGCCGCGGCCAAAGCTCTGAAGCTAGCGTCCGGAGACGTTGGACTTGCCATTACAATCGCCCGGCGCGGTCAGCGACTGTAG
- a CDS encoding sodium/solute symporter (Members of the Solute:Sodium Symporter (SSS), TC 2.A.21 as described in tcdb.org, catalyze solute:Na+ symport. Known solutes for members of the family include sugars, amino acids, nucleosides, inositols, vitamins, urea or anions, depending on the system.), protein MGLNAWDLAVIALYLTGITVFGLRFRKKQRSLKDYFLADNSIPWWAISLSIVAAETSTLTIISVPGLAYEKDFGFLQLVVGYLVGRVIISFLLIPHYFRGELFTAYQLIERRFGQKLRALTAGLFLITRAAAEGVRVFAVAIVIGIALSSFLVGLGDFGRDLAAIAIVTFLTLLYTFEGGMAAVIWTDVVQMGIYVTGTLVAFVTLLHLVPGGWSTIHQVAGDAGKFRVFDFSWNFFKTYTFWSGLIGGAFLTTASHGTDQLIVQRLLAARNERHSKLALLFSGVAIFFQFGLFLFIGAMLFVFYRFFPPEAAFRRTDVIFPTFVVTHLPHGISGLLISAILAAAMSNLSAALNSLSSISIVDFYAHLRPNASDSRKFFLSRVATVVWGVILFGLAILARQGGKVVEMGLSIASVAYGSLLGVFLLGVLTRKATEHGAMAGMLCGFILNVYLWQFTKVPFTWYVALGSIVTFAVGYLASLLLPEGAESKKIREDFHSRVTR, encoded by the coding sequence ATGGGTTTAAATGCCTGGGATCTGGCTGTCATCGCTCTCTACCTGACGGGTATCACGGTCTTTGGCCTGCGCTTTCGCAAAAAGCAGCGCTCCTTAAAGGATTACTTCCTCGCCGACAACAGTATTCCATGGTGGGCGATATCGCTGTCCATTGTTGCAGCGGAAACCAGCACGCTGACGATCATCAGCGTCCCTGGACTGGCGTATGAAAAGGACTTCGGCTTTCTTCAACTGGTGGTCGGCTACCTGGTCGGGCGTGTCATTATCAGTTTTCTGCTGATTCCCCATTATTTTCGCGGCGAGCTTTTCACCGCGTACCAGTTGATCGAGCGCCGTTTTGGCCAGAAGCTTCGCGCACTCACGGCCGGCCTGTTCCTGATTACTCGCGCAGCTGCCGAAGGCGTCCGGGTATTCGCGGTGGCAATCGTGATCGGGATCGCGCTCTCGAGTTTCCTCGTCGGCCTGGGCGATTTCGGACGCGACTTGGCCGCCATCGCGATCGTCACCTTTCTGACACTGCTCTACACTTTCGAAGGCGGCATGGCGGCGGTCATCTGGACCGATGTCGTGCAGATGGGGATTTATGTAACTGGCACTCTGGTCGCGTTCGTGACCTTGCTCCACCTGGTGCCCGGTGGATGGAGCACGATTCACCAGGTCGCAGGCGACGCTGGCAAGTTCCGCGTATTCGATTTCTCCTGGAATTTCTTCAAGACATACACGTTCTGGTCCGGCCTGATCGGCGGCGCGTTTCTGACCACCGCTAGTCACGGCACGGACCAACTCATCGTGCAACGTTTGCTTGCGGCACGCAATGAACGCCACTCCAAGCTTGCATTGCTCTTCAGTGGAGTCGCGATCTTCTTCCAGTTTGGACTCTTCCTGTTCATCGGCGCGATGCTGTTCGTCTTTTACCGCTTCTTTCCGCCAGAAGCCGCATTTCGGAGAACCGATGTCATCTTCCCCACTTTCGTCGTCACTCACTTGCCCCACGGCATAAGCGGATTGCTGATCTCTGCGATCCTGGCGGCCGCGATGTCGAATCTCAGCGCGGCATTGAACTCGCTCTCGTCAATTTCGATCGTAGATTTCTACGCTCACCTGCGCCCGAATGCCAGTGACAGCCGCAAGTTCTTCCTCTCGCGCGTTGCCACCGTGGTTTGGGGAGTGATCCTTTTTGGACTCGCGATTCTGGCGCGACAGGGAGGCAAGGTCGTCGAGATGGGGCTGTCGATCGCCTCGGTCGCTTACGGTTCCCTGCTCGGTGTCTTTCTGCTCGGAGTGCTTACACGGAAAGCCACCGAACATGGCGCCATGGCGGGCATGCTCTGCGGCTTCATCCTTAATGTCTACTTGTGGCAGTTCACCAAGGTCCCATTCACTTGGTACGTGGCGCTAGGGAGCATCGTGACGTTTGCGGTTGGCTACCTTGCGAGCCTGCTCTTGCCTGAAGGGGCTGAATCCAAGAAGATCCGCGAGGACTTCCACTCGCGAGTCACCCGCTGA
- a CDS encoding glycine cleavage system protein H, protein MSILVVLLMFLLIISVRYFIDPKVRPSLETEIVARPQQPLVKREYGFDVPQGYCFHPGHMWAMKQGADDARVGIDKFVTNLMGTIDHIDVRGADHWVRQGQKLITISGGGTSIDLLSPVEGVITAINNDVLQDPSLLMKDPYDNAWIAVVKSPDLQLNQRNLVQGGMVPLWMQHNLIRLNAMLSPTPALAQDGGGPICGLLPKLSPELRQKVAEEFFLS, encoded by the coding sequence ATGTCCATTCTGGTGGTACTGCTGATGTTCCTTCTGATTATCAGCGTCCGATATTTTATTGACCCAAAAGTTCGGCCCTCACTGGAAACGGAAATCGTTGCCCGACCGCAGCAGCCTTTGGTTAAGCGCGAGTACGGGTTCGATGTCCCGCAGGGCTATTGCTTTCATCCCGGACACATGTGGGCCATGAAGCAAGGCGCAGATGATGCGCGAGTGGGAATCGACAAGTTCGTCACCAACCTCATGGGAACGATCGACCACATTGATGTGCGCGGAGCCGATCACTGGGTCCGTCAAGGACAGAAGCTCATCACCATCAGCGGTGGCGGCACCAGCATCGATCTTCTCTCGCCGGTCGAAGGTGTAATCACGGCGATCAACAACGATGTCCTGCAAGATCCAAGTCTGCTGATGAAGGACCCTTACGACAACGCCTGGATCGCGGTCGTGAAGTCTCCCGATCTCCAGTTAAATCAGCGCAATCTCGTACAGGGCGGGATGGTGCCGCTCTGGATGCAGCACAACCTGATCCGGCTGAATGCGATGCTATCGCCCACTCCTGCACTGGCGCAGGATGGCGGCGGCCCGATCTGCGGATTGCTGCCGAAGCTTTCTCCAGAATTGCGACAGAAAGTAGCCGAAGAGTTCTTCCTGTCCTAA
- a CDS encoding 4Fe-4S dicluster domain-containing protein: MATTEAILVDITKCIGCRSCEQACKQIHGFPMDTEAKLSPTALTVIEERGDRFTRRMCMHCQDPACASACLVGALKKTSAGPVTYDGAKCIGCRYCLVACPFSVPRYEWTKLAPYVKKCDMCAGRLANGQQPACVEACPVQASIAGNREDILQEAQRRIVNNSKYVNHIYGSDEAGGTSIFFISDVPFEKLGFAAAPKQPLPMLTASALGEGPTVILLGGAVLGGLNWITRRRAEVALAEARENSTQERG; this comes from the coding sequence ATGGCAACCACAGAAGCAATCCTGGTCGATATCACGAAGTGCATCGGATGCCGGAGCTGCGAGCAGGCGTGCAAGCAGATCCACGGCTTCCCGATGGATACCGAGGCCAAGCTTTCTCCCACCGCACTCACGGTGATTGAAGAGCGTGGTGACCGATTCACGCGCAGGATGTGCATGCACTGTCAGGATCCGGCATGCGCATCAGCATGCCTAGTCGGCGCGCTGAAGAAGACCTCGGCTGGTCCGGTCACTTATGACGGCGCCAAATGTATCGGCTGCCGCTACTGCCTGGTGGCGTGCCCGTTCAGCGTGCCTCGTTACGAATGGACGAAGCTCGCTCCCTATGTGAAGAAATGCGATATGTGCGCCGGGCGTTTGGCGAACGGCCAGCAGCCAGCCTGTGTCGAGGCATGCCCCGTGCAGGCTTCCATCGCAGGCAATCGCGAAGATATTTTGCAGGAAGCGCAACGTCGCATCGTCAACAATTCGAAATACGTCAACCATATCTACGGCAGCGACGAAGCGGGCGGAACTTCGATCTTCTTCATTTCTGACGTGCCGTTCGAAAAACTTGGATTCGCTGCCGCTCCGAAGCAACCGCTGCCGATGTTGACAGCGAGTGCGCTGGGCGAAGGGCCCACGGTGATCCTGCTGGGTGGCGCCGTGCTCGGCGGCCTGAACTGGATCACACGACGCCGCGCGGAAGTCGCGCTCGCCGAAGCCCGCGAAAATTCTACACAGGAAAGAGGTTGA
- the nrfD gene encoding polysulfide reductase NrfD yields the protein MTTTRFPKISLWRTIVALIFAAGIYSMYARFALGFQASTNLTDPQPWGLWVGLGTLCGVGLSAGGFAIAAAVYLLGFERYRPILRTAVLISFLGYSTVMIGMLYELGLPWRIWHPIFMWNRHSVLFEVSWCVMLYSSVLALEFSPALVEKIPWKKARELYLRWHHSILIALVVVGTLLSSMHQSFLGGLYLITKGRLDPLWYTPHLTTMFYLSAIPAGLAVTIMAIYLCVRSLNVRVDMNILSDVSWVIAPLLGVYGLFRAIDLINRDALPYLWMWREETLSFWLEIALLVIAPVILLNMDKVRNVPQNLYWVCALVVMGFMTNRLNVSITGLQATSGTYYIPKWTEFAATFATITAAVVAFRYAVIYLDILPRKTPPQQLMVMGQPGNA from the coding sequence ATGACCACCACTCGATTTCCAAAGATCAGTCTCTGGCGCACAATCGTTGCGTTGATTTTCGCTGCTGGTATCTATTCGATGTATGCGCGATTCGCGCTCGGCTTTCAAGCTTCCACCAACCTTACTGATCCTCAGCCCTGGGGCCTCTGGGTTGGATTAGGAACGCTGTGCGGCGTTGGCTTATCGGCCGGCGGGTTCGCGATTGCCGCAGCCGTGTACCTTCTGGGCTTTGAGCGCTACCGCCCGATCTTGCGGACGGCCGTACTCATCTCGTTCCTGGGATATTCCACCGTCATGATCGGCATGCTGTACGAACTCGGGCTGCCCTGGAGAATCTGGCACCCGATTTTCATGTGGAACCGGCATTCCGTACTGTTTGAGGTTTCCTGGTGCGTGATGCTTTACAGCTCGGTGCTGGCACTGGAGTTCTCTCCTGCGCTGGTAGAGAAAATTCCCTGGAAGAAAGCGCGCGAGTTATACCTGCGCTGGCATCACAGCATTCTGATCGCACTGGTGGTAGTCGGCACACTGCTTTCTTCCATGCATCAATCATTCCTCGGCGGACTGTACCTGATCACCAAAGGCAGACTCGATCCGCTCTGGTACACACCGCACCTGACCACGATGTTTTATCTGTCCGCGATCCCGGCTGGATTGGCAGTCACCATCATGGCGATCTACCTGTGCGTGCGCTCGCTGAACGTTCGTGTGGACATGAATATCCTGAGCGACGTAAGCTGGGTAATTGCACCACTGCTCGGAGTCTATGGCTTGTTCCGGGCGATTGATCTGATTAACCGCGATGCCCTGCCCTACCTCTGGATGTGGCGCGAAGAAACACTCTCCTTCTGGCTGGAGATCGCACTGCTGGTGATTGCACCTGTGATCCTGCTCAACATGGACAAAGTGCGTAATGTTCCGCAGAACTTGTACTGGGTCTGCGCGCTGGTCGTGATGGGCTTCATGACCAACCGGCTGAATGTCTCCATCACTGGCTTGCAGGCAACCTCGGGGACGTACTACATTCCGAAGTGGACAGAGTTCGCAGCCACTTTCGCAACCATCACTGCTGCCGTCGTGGCCTTCCGTTACGCCGTGATCTACCTGGATATCTTGCCGAGGAAGACACCACCGCAACAGCTGATGGTTATGGGGCAACCCGGTAACGCATAA
- a CDS encoding sigma-54-dependent Fis family transcriptional regulator, which produces MPYSALIIDDEELTLRTISRGLRQDGFEVFTALSGEDGLKLFHEEKPDLILLDIVLPGIDGVEVLRQIKQANPTAIVVMMSAYHMVERAVEAMKLGAFDYLVKPFPRDDMMAVLQRAEEVLTLRVRVRDSVESEKGRYNFGRVITHNQVTIKMLEVARKAAESDHTTILIQGESGTGKGVLARAIHYASPRSAMPLLELNCAALPDALLESELFGYEPGAFTDARRRKEGLLERASGGTLFLDEIANMSASVQAKMLRVLEEGTFMRLGGTATIKVDIRLVAATNDQLRNAITQGRFREDLYYRLNVVQLYIPPLRERREDIVPLALEILQHLNHELKKNFTGFSHGAADLLEQYHWPGNIRELRNVIERTMILTPEGEVEADHLPEEIRDQHEEKRAGEPFSVVDISPTGEQFLSLREMEDHYIDQVLAATRNNKTQASRILGIHPTSLQRRLKGKSSE; this is translated from the coding sequence ATGCCCTATTCCGCACTCATCATCGACGACGAAGAGCTGACGCTGCGAACCATCTCGCGCGGTTTGCGCCAGGATGGATTCGAAGTGTTCACGGCCTTGTCGGGTGAAGATGGCCTGAAGCTTTTTCACGAAGAAAAGCCGGACCTTATCTTGCTGGACATCGTCCTTCCTGGTATCGATGGCGTCGAAGTGTTGCGCCAGATAAAACAGGCGAATCCGACTGCAATCGTCGTCATGATGAGCGCTTATCACATGGTCGAGCGAGCCGTAGAAGCCATGAAACTTGGTGCGTTCGACTACCTCGTCAAGCCCTTCCCGCGCGATGACATGATGGCGGTCCTGCAGCGGGCAGAAGAAGTGCTGACGTTACGAGTGCGCGTGCGGGATTCCGTAGAATCCGAAAAGGGGCGCTACAACTTCGGACGCGTGATCACGCACAATCAGGTCACGATCAAGATGCTGGAGGTCGCGCGCAAGGCCGCGGAAAGCGATCACACTACGATTCTGATCCAGGGCGAGAGCGGCACCGGCAAAGGAGTGCTTGCTCGTGCCATTCACTATGCGAGTCCGCGCAGCGCGATGCCCTTGCTGGAACTCAACTGTGCCGCTCTTCCCGATGCGCTGTTGGAGAGCGAGTTGTTCGGCTACGAACCGGGAGCCTTCACCGATGCGCGGCGCCGGAAGGAAGGGCTGCTGGAGCGGGCCAGTGGCGGCACCTTGTTCCTCGACGAAATTGCAAACATGTCCGCGAGCGTGCAGGCGAAGATGCTGCGTGTCCTTGAGGAAGGAACGTTCATGCGGCTGGGAGGAACGGCCACGATCAAAGTGGATATCCGTCTGGTCGCTGCCACCAACGACCAACTGCGCAATGCCATCACGCAAGGCCGGTTTCGTGAAGACCTCTATTACCGCCTGAATGTGGTACAGCTTTACATTCCTCCGTTGCGCGAGCGTCGCGAAGATATTGTGCCGTTGGCACTGGAGATTCTCCAGCACTTGAACCACGAGCTAAAGAAAAACTTCACTGGATTCAGTCATGGAGCCGCAGACTTGCTGGAGCAATATCACTGGCCCGGCAACATCCGCGAACTGCGAAATGTGATTGAGCGCACCATGATCCTGACGCCCGAAGGAGAAGTAGAAGCGGACCACCTTCCGGAAGAAATTCGTGACCAGCATGAGGAGAAAAGAGCGGGAGAACCCTTTTCGGTGGTCGACATTTCTCCGACTGGCGAACAGTTCCTGAGCCTGCGGGAGATGGAGGACCACTACATCGATCAGGTTCTCGCTGCGACTCGAAATAACAAGACGCAGGCATCGCGCATTCTCGGGATTCATCCCACCTCACTGCAGCGAAGGCTTAAAGGGAAGTCGTCGGAATAG
- a CDS encoding DUF481 domain-containing protein produces MRSWIVVSFLCFLFAVSAFADQVTLKNGDRLTGSISKSDGKELVIKTDYAGDVTVKFDAIQSITSAGDLNVFMGDKTAVGPVTTNGDNIVVATRSAGAVEAPKASITTLRSPGEQAAYEKSLHPGFGEGWNGGLNLGFALTRGNSASKNLNIAFAATRKGFKDKLSLYSTSVYATNDKEGASPSTTANAIGGGARYDRDFAPRVFGFVNGDFYHDELQHLDLRSVFGGGIGWHAIKSEKTSLDLLAGVNYTHESYGAFLLGDGTPVGAVSRSLAGLTLGDEFTHKLSKSTVITQNLYFYPDLTNTGEYRGTFTFGTVTKINKWLGWQNTFGDIYVSQVPAGTKKNDILFSTGLNFSFAH; encoded by the coding sequence GTGCGTAGCTGGATAGTGGTGAGTTTTCTTTGTTTTCTATTTGCGGTATCTGCATTCGCGGATCAGGTCACGCTCAAGAATGGCGACCGTTTGACCGGGTCGATCAGCAAGTCCGACGGCAAGGAACTGGTCATCAAGACCGACTATGCCGGAGATGTGACCGTGAAGTTCGATGCGATCCAGTCCATTACCTCGGCAGGTGATCTGAACGTTTTCATGGGCGACAAAACAGCGGTCGGTCCGGTAACGACTAATGGAGACAACATCGTGGTGGCCACCCGGTCCGCCGGTGCGGTGGAGGCGCCGAAGGCTTCGATCACGACGCTGCGTAGTCCCGGCGAACAGGCTGCCTACGAAAAGAGCCTGCATCCCGGCTTCGGAGAAGGCTGGAACGGTGGTCTGAATCTCGGTTTCGCGCTCACGCGCGGCAATAGCGCCAGCAAGAATCTCAATATTGCTTTCGCAGCCACGCGGAAGGGATTCAAAGACAAGCTGTCTCTGTACTCGACCTCGGTGTATGCCACCAACGACAAAGAGGGCGCGTCGCCATCGACCACTGCGAATGCGATCGGCGGCGGGGCTCGTTACGACCGCGATTTCGCGCCGCGAGTGTTTGGGTTCGTCAACGGTGATTTTTATCATGACGAACTTCAGCACCTCGACCTGCGCTCGGTCTTTGGTGGTGGAATCGGCTGGCATGCGATCAAGAGCGAGAAGACCAGCCTCGACTTGCTGGCCGGCGTCAACTACACCCACGAGAGCTACGGTGCGTTCCTGCTTGGCGACGGTACGCCGGTGGGCGCAGTTTCGCGCAGCCTCGCCGGTCTCACGTTGGGCGACGAGTTCACACACAAATTGTCGAAGAGTACGGTGATCACGCAGAACCTGTATTTCTATCCCGACCTGACCAATACGGGAGAGTATCGCGGGACCTTTACATTCGGGACCGTGACGAAGATCAACAAGTGGCTCGGCTGGCAGAATACATTCGGAGACATCTACGTCAGCCAGGTCCCGGCTGGGACAAAGAAGAACGACATCTTGTTCTCCACTGGTCTCAACTTCTCATTTGCTCACTGA
- a CDS encoding tetratricopeptide repeat protein, which yields MNRCLLGWIVIALAGISFADQTPSTTSTDALFWWQAGGISAPRIERLTQQHSLSCHAASACRSAADKTATSSLANRASTRKSTANPACNCSSPAAGIADLVRARKYDVAESKVRSFIQNNPENPWAQFVLGTILRQENRFEEAFDVFSDSAKLMPGFPETHNQLAYLFYRDDDSANAISEARTALSMDPGNAEAYRYLGLALYAGGRYDAALNAFQHSLDREPANADVYYDMGITLRDQGDLRRAAIAYRHALSLRPDFWEAHSNLGVVLHDMGKLEDAVTEYRAAKRLNPQEASVRNNLGNTYCDQNNFDSAVAEFQELSRQNPEWDGGHNCLARAYMSKRDYASAIHELQAAIRANPTGAAEHRVLGQALLLSGRDEEAVVILRKAVTLNPDSALAHHYLGTAFVNVQQLDEAETEFRQALRLDHSAQNHYSLAACLVALNRYEEALSELEIASHMDPAQDLYRARMQEVVKLITASK from the coding sequence GTGAATCGCTGTCTCCTGGGTTGGATCGTAATCGCGCTGGCGGGTATTTCGTTCGCCGACCAGACTCCTTCAACCACGTCGACAGACGCTCTTTTTTGGTGGCAAGCAGGGGGCATTTCGGCACCCCGCATCGAGCGCCTCACGCAGCAGCACAGCTTGTCGTGCCACGCAGCGAGTGCCTGCAGGAGCGCGGCCGACAAGACCGCGACCAGTTCCCTCGCGAATCGCGCTTCAACAAGAAAATCGACTGCCAATCCAGCCTGTAACTGTTCCAGTCCGGCCGCCGGAATTGCTGATTTAGTCCGTGCGCGGAAATACGACGTTGCGGAAAGTAAGGTCCGCTCCTTTATTCAGAACAATCCCGAGAACCCGTGGGCACAGTTTGTTCTGGGAACGATTTTGCGTCAGGAAAACCGTTTCGAGGAAGCGTTCGACGTCTTCAGCGACTCCGCCAAGCTGATGCCCGGCTTCCCGGAAACACATAACCAGCTTGCCTATCTGTTCTACCGCGACGACGATTCCGCAAACGCAATTTCTGAAGCGCGCACAGCCCTGAGCATGGATCCCGGAAACGCTGAAGCATATCGCTATCTCGGCTTGGCCCTTTATGCTGGCGGACGGTACGACGCAGCCCTGAACGCCTTTCAGCATTCACTCGATCGCGAACCCGCCAACGCAGACGTGTATTACGACATGGGAATCACGTTGCGCGACCAGGGCGATCTGCGGCGCGCCGCGATTGCGTATCGTCACGCGCTCAGCTTGCGTCCTGATTTCTGGGAAGCGCATAGCAACCTGGGCGTGGTCCTGCACGATATGGGAAAACTCGAGGATGCCGTCACCGAGTACCGCGCGGCCAAGCGACTGAATCCGCAGGAAGCCAGCGTCCGCAACAATCTCGGGAACACGTATTGCGATCAGAACAACTTTGACAGCGCGGTCGCAGAATTTCAGGAGCTTTCACGACAGAATCCGGAATGGGACGGCGGTCACAATTGCCTGGCCCGTGCCTACATGTCGAAACGCGATTACGCTTCTGCGATTCATGAGTTGCAGGCCGCCATCCGTGCCAATCCGACTGGAGCGGCCGAACATCGCGTTCTCGGTCAGGCCTTGCTGTTGTCTGGCAGAGACGAAGAAGCAGTCGTGATTCTGCGCAAGGCGGTGACCCTTAACCCGGACTCCGCGCTCGCCCATCACTATCTTGGCACCGCGTTCGTGAATGTCCAGCAACTGGACGAGGCAGAAACGGAATTTCGTCAGGCCTTGCGCCTCGACCATAGCGCGCAAAACCACTATTCCCTGGCCGCCTGCCTGGTGGCCCTGAACCGCTACGAAGAAGCTCTCTCGGAGCTTGAAATCGCCTCCCACATGGACCCCGCGCAGGACCTTTACCGGGCCCGTATGCAGGAGGTCGTGAAGCTGATTACCGCCTCTAAGTAG
- a CDS encoding carbohydrate-binding family 9-like protein, translated as MRIWMAALFCFLPSLAMSQVNTNDCSPGADNITATRVTRDIPLDARHPAPEWQTAQGVSFCSDWQGKNPDAERQTEVRLLWTSQTLYLRFECRYRELFLFDDSDASGRRDQLWDRDVAETFLQPDPSRPRYYRELEVSPNGMWVDLDIFPEGRRDLKSGLQKSVWLDWEHHTWAAELAIPIKALTDHFDPTAEWRVNFFRVEGPREPRFYAAWRATGTPEPNFHVPSAFGKLRFSY; from the coding sequence ATGCGAATATGGATGGCCGCGTTATTCTGCTTCTTGCCCTCTCTAGCTATGAGCCAAGTAAATACAAACGATTGTTCCCCGGGAGCGGATAACATCACGGCCACACGGGTAACCCGCGACATCCCACTCGATGCGAGGCATCCCGCTCCAGAATGGCAAACGGCGCAAGGCGTTTCGTTCTGCTCGGATTGGCAGGGAAAGAATCCGGATGCAGAACGGCAGACGGAAGTCCGTTTGCTGTGGACGTCGCAAACGCTCTACCTGCGTTTTGAATGCCGTTATCGGGAATTGTTTTTGTTTGACGACTCGGATGCGAGCGGCCGTCGCGATCAGCTCTGGGATCGCGATGTGGCGGAGACATTCCTGCAGCCGGATCCCTCGCGGCCTCGCTATTACCGCGAATTGGAAGTGAGTCCGAACGGGATGTGGGTGGATCTGGATATTTTTCCCGAGGGGCGTCGCGATCTCAAAAGCGGCCTGCAGAAATCGGTGTGGCTGGATTGGGAACATCACACCTGGGCGGCGGAGTTGGCGATTCCGATCAAGGCGCTGACCGATCATTTCGATCCCACGGCAGAATGGCGCGTCAATTTCTTTCGCGTCGAAGGACCGCGGGAGCCAAGATTTTATGCTGCATGGCGAGCGACCGGAACGCCGGAGCCGAATTTTCACGTGCCGTCGGCGTTTGGAAAGTTGCGGTTTTCGTATTGA